In one window of Acidimicrobiia bacterium DNA:
- a CDS encoding asparaginase domain-containing protein, translated as MTTFELSLISTGGTIEKTYETQSGTLSNAVSVLDHMLAQVRIPDLRIERVHLMNKDSLDMTGADHDLIAATAYEHALSADGVVVVHGTDRLAVSGEATNALGTPGGPIVFTGAMRPYELRDTDALQNLIEALLAVRLIDPGVYVAMHNRVLRFPGVIKDLEAGTFVGGLSG; from the coding sequence AGAAGACCTACGAAACTCAGTCAGGAACGCTGTCGAACGCCGTGAGCGTCCTCGATCACATGCTGGCGCAGGTACGGATCCCCGATCTGCGGATCGAGCGAGTTCACCTGATGAACAAAGACAGTTTGGACATGACCGGGGCGGATCATGATCTCATTGCTGCCACCGCCTACGAGCACGCCTTGTCCGCGGATGGTGTGGTCGTCGTACACGGTACGGATCGGTTGGCGGTCAGCGGTGAGGCGACCAACGCGCTGGGGACCCCGGGCGGTCCCATAGTGTTCACCGGCGCCATGCGGCCATACGAGTTGCGGGACACCGACGCGCTACAGAACCTCATTGAGGCTTTGCTGGCGGTGCGACTCATCGACCCCGGTGTGTACGTGGCGATGCACAACCGGGTCCTCCGATTCCCGGGTGTCATTAAGGACCTCGAGGCGGGGACCTTCGTGGGTGGCCTATCCGGCTAG